A stretch of DNA from Mesorhizobium onobrychidis:
AGCAGTGACGATACCGACATAGAGCCATTGCGACTGGCCGGTCATGAAGCTGCCGCCGACGAGGCCGATGCCTTGCAGCGACCACAGCGCACCGATGGTGAGCACAATTAGTGCCAGCAGATTCTTGATCAATCTCATCGCCGGAATTTCCTTCCTAAGTCGATCGTCAATTCAGCCATGACCGCGATGACAAAGCGAAAGGAAGCGACCCGATCGCTCTCACATCTACTTGCATGATAAGGCCGGTTCTTGCCGGCAACACCCGGGTGCGGGTGCGAAGACCACCAGACATACATCGGTACAATCTCAACATTCCCTGACAGACTGTTTCCCGCCGACTCCAAACGTGTACAGTAGTCATGGAACCGCCAGACGACTGCCGCATTTCGTGCCACATTCGATCCGTAACGGCCGGGTCTGTCAAACGGAGCCATTTGCCGCAGATGAAGAAACCAAACCAGACCGCGCTTGTCGCGGTGACGATCGCGGCTGGCCTGATGGTCGCCGCATCCCCTGCCGCCGCTCAATGCGGCCGCGCCTCCTGGTACGCGCTGCACTCGAAGACCGCTTCCGGCGAGCGGATGAACCCGTCGGCGCTGACCGCCGCGCACCGCACCTTGCCTTTTGGCACAAAGCTGAAGGTCACCAATCGCAACAACGGCCGCAGCGTCGTCGTGCGCATCAACGACCGCGGCCCGTTCATTAGAGGTCGCGTGATCGACCTGTCGAAGGGCGCCGCCAGACGGCTCGGCTTCATCAGTTCGGGCCATACCGCTGTGTGCACCGACCGCGTGTGATGCCACGCGTCTGAGATTATG
This window harbors:
- a CDS encoding septal ring lytic transglycosylase RlpA family protein translates to MKKPNQTALVAVTIAAGLMVAASPAAAQCGRASWYALHSKTASGERMNPSALTAAHRTLPFGTKLKVTNRNNGRSVVVRINDRGPFIRGRVIDLSKGAARRLGFISSGHTAVCTDRV